The Microbispora sp. ZYX-F-249 region CCGGGCGGCCGACGTCTCCTTCGTGCTCGACGAACTGATCGGGACGCACCCCAAATGGAAGGGCGCCTCACTGATCACCCGCTCCCGCGTCGCGATGGCCGGGCACTCGGCGGGAGGCGCGAGCACCATCGCCGCCATGCTGCAGGACACCCGCATACGTGCCGGGATCGACATGGACGGCACCACATTCGCTCCGATCCCGGACAGCGGACTGTCCCGGCCGTTCCTCTTCCTGGGCACGCGGGCCATGCACAGCCCGGGAGGCAAGGACACCACGTGGGACCGCGACTGGGCCCATCTGACGGGATGGAAGCGCTGGCTCGTGGTGACAGGGGCAGAGCATGTCTCCTTCACCGACACCGCGCTGCTGGTGGAGCAACTCGGCATCTACCGCAATCCCGGCCTGCCCGGGGCCCGCGCCGTGGAGATCACCCGCAGCCACGTCGCGGCCTTCTTCGACCTGCACCTGCGCCACAGGCCCCAGCCCCTGCTGGACAAGCCGTCGAAGCGCTACCCGGAGGTCAAGCTGTGTGACACCGCGCGGAAGACCTGCGCCTGAGGCCGGGACCTGTACGGCCGTGGTGACGGGGCTGATCGGTCGTGTCACGCCGAACGGTGCGCGATCGACCAGCACAGTGAGCCCGGCGGCTGGCGGTGTGGATCAGCGGCCGTCGAGGAGGGGCTGCTTCGGGTCCCAGCGGGTGCCTTCCGCGGCGTCCCTGCGGCGGCGGGCGATCGCCGACAGCGCCTCGAGGACGACCCGGTTGCCGAGGTACGCCGTGATGTCCGCGTGGTCGTACGGCGGGGCCACCTCGACGATCTCCAGGCCGACGACGGGCAGCTCGTAACAGGTGCGGCGTACGGCGTCGAGGAGCTGGCGGGCCGACAGGCCGCCCGGCTCGGGCGTGCCGGTGCCCGGCGCGTGCCCCGGGTCGCAGACGTCCACGTCCACCGACAGGTAGACCCCGTCGCAGTCGTCGAGCGCGATCGCGTACGCCTCGGTGAGGCACTCGTCGAGGCCCCTGGCGACGATCTCGGTCATCTCGTACGACCGCATGCGCTGGCCGGCCATCCAGTCGAGGATGTCCGGCCCCGGCCAGTAGCCGCGCAGGCCGACCTGCAGGAACCGGTCGCCCCGGATCGCGCCCGACTCGATGAGCCGCCGCATCGGCTGCCCGTGGCCGTGCAGGTGGCCGAACTCGATGTCGCCGGTGTCGGCGTGCGCGTCGAAGTGGATCATCGAGATCCGGCCGAAGCCGTGGTGACGGGCCACGCCGGTCGCGTCGGGCAGGGCGATCGTGTGGTCGCCGCCGAGGACGACGGGGATCGCCCCGGAGGCCGCGATCGCGGCGACCGCGTCCTCGATCGCGCGCAGGCTGCCCTCGATGTCCCCGGCGTAGGTCTCCACGTCCCCGGCGTCCAGCACCCGCAGGTCCTTGAGGGCGTCCACCCGCAGCGCGAGGCTCGGGCGGGAGCCGTCGTGGGGGAGATAGCAGGTCTGGCGGATGGCGTTCGGGCCGAAGCGCGCACCCGGACGGTGGGAGGTGCCGCCGTCGAACGGCGCGCCCAGGATGACGACGTCGGCGTCCGCGTAGCCGGCGGGGTCGTCGAGGTCGCACCGCTCGACGCCGAGGAACGTGATGTCGGGGCCGAACATCTGGCCGTAGCGGGACAATCCAACTCCTGACGGACAACCGGTCTTATCGGGCATCACATGCTATTAGCCGACAAGGTGGACATGGTGCGGGCCTCGACGAGGAACGGGTCGAGCAGCCCCGGGGTGCCCGCGGTGGCGAGGCGCAGCGCCTCGGCGAGGTCGACGTCGCGCACCTGGTAGCCCTGCTTGCCCGCCGCCGTGGTCGCCGTCAGCGTCGCCAGGCCGGCCCGGCGCTGGAAGAACGAGCGCTCGATGTTCCAGCCGATGACGCCGTCGCACTCCAGCACCACGCGGCGGCGCACGATCGAGCCCCAGCGGGTGATCAGGTAGCCGGACGTCAGCGCGTGGCCGAGCGAGCGGTAGCGGTCGGCGGCCAGCAGGGCCGTCAGCGGCAGCAGGGCGGCGGTGGTGAGCCACGTCCACGAGGGCAGCCCGGCCCACCAGCACAGCGCGAGCAGCGCGGCCAGCACCAGCGCGTGCACGCCGTACGCGCGGGTGAACCTGCGGCGCAGCGCGGCCGGGCCGTGCGCGGTCAGGCCCGCGGTGACCGGCGAGGCGCCGCCGGAGGCCGCGGCATCACGGGCGTCCCGGGTGCCGGCGGAGACGCGGGGGAGCACGAGCCGGGCCACCGACACGGCCCGCTCACGCGGCGCGGGCGGCAGCAGCATCGATCCGCCGCGCTGGGCGCCCTGTGCCGCGCGCAGGCCGGTGGTCACCGCCGCCAGGCGGGCCCCGCGTACGGCGCGCAGGAGCAGCGGCTCGCCGACCTCGACGCCGCGCAGCCGCCGTTCCTCGATGGTGGTGGCCCGCGTGGTCAGCAGTCCCCGGGTCACGTGCAGGGTGCCCTCGGCGTGCCGGGTCAGCCGGAAGTTGCCGAAGGCCAGCACGTAGCCGAGCGTGGAGGCGACGCTCACGAACACGACCAGCACGAGCACCACCGTCGCGATCTCCAGCGGGAGCGACAGCGCGCTGAACCACCGCCAGGTCTCCCGGACGGGCCCGACCCGGCCGAGATCGACGTTGCCCTCCGAGACCAGGCGGGACACGAAGCCGGCGACGACGCCCACGGTGACGAGCCCGGACATCGTGAACGGCCCGAACCTGACCCACTCGGGACGCATCCGCGCGAGCTCGGTCTCCGCCGCCGGTGTGCTTCCGGCGGGAGGCGTCACGACGGCCTTCTCTGCCGAAGCGGTGGAGGCGGCGGGAGAGCGGTGCAGCAGTTCCACGCGCAGGCGGGCGGCCTCGGCGGTGGTCAGCGCGTCGAGCTTGAGCCGGCCCTCGTGTCTGCGCTCCGAGGTGCCCGTCCCCACCTCGACCCGGGCCAGGCCGAGCACGCGGTGCAGCACGTGGGAGGTGACGTCCACCGTGCGGACCCGGTCGCGGGGCACGGTCAGCACCTTCCGGGTCAGCAGGCCGCGGCGGACCTGCACGTGCTCCGGGGTGATCCGGTAGGTCGTGGTGAACCAGCGCAGCATGCCGAGCACGACCATGAGGCCGACGCCGCCGACGGTCCACAAATGGCCCTTCCCGCCGCTGCTCGACCCCGCGACCAGCAGGCCGAGCAGCGCCGGGGCGGCCCGTACGACCTCCTGGAAGGGGTGGACCACCAGCATGCGCGGGCTCAGCCGGCGCCAGACCGTCTCGGCCACGGGATCGATCATGTGGCGTCACCCGCCGTGGCCTGCGCCGCGGCCGTGAGGTCGGCGACCAGGCGCTGGGCGGTGTCCCGGTCGAGGCCGCCGACCTTGATCGGGCCGGCGGCGGATGCGGTCGTGACGGTGACGTTGGCCAGGCGGAAGAGCTGCTCCAGCGGACCGCGCTCGCTGTCCACGGTCTGGATGCGGGAGACGGGGGCGATGCGCCACTCCTGCTTGAACCAGCCCGACTGCGTGAAGACGGCCGCGGAGGTGGCCTCCCAGCGGTGCACCCGGTAGCGCCACTGCGGCATGACCGTGACGTGCGCCACCGCGACGACGGCGGTGACGACGAGAACGGCCGCGTGCGTGGTGACGGGCAGGGCGTTCTCGTCGTCCACCACGAGCCAGAACACCTGGGCCGCGATGACGACGAGCCAGCCGAGGGCGGCCCGGGCGGCCCAGTACCAGACGGCGGTACGGCTCACTCGATGCTGTGGGGATCGGAGGGTCGGGGTGTCCACGTCCCAACTCTGCCCGATCGCCCGCGTCGCGGCGTAGTGGAGCCGATCCTGTCCTTCTCAGGACAAATGTCATGCCCCCGGTGGCGTACGGCGGATCAGAGGGCGGACAGGAGCTTGTGGACGTGGGAGAGCGGGTCGGCGCCCACCGGGCGGACGGCGACCGTGGAGACGCCCGCCTCCCACAGCGCCCTGACGTGTGCGGACGCCTCTTCCGGCGAGCCCGTCGCCATGGCGACCTCCTCCGGCGGCACCCGCAGGAACGCCGCCTGCTCCTCCGCCGCGGGCCGCATGGCCTCGCGTGCGCCGTCGCCGACGTAGAGGTGGACGAACGCCACCACTTCGTGGTCGCCGGTCGCGCCGATCCGCTCGATCATCGACCGCACCTCCTCCGGGCCGAGTCCCTCGGGGAGGATCGTGCCCTGGGCCACCCGTCCCGACAGGGCCAGCGAGCGCGGGCTCACCACTCCGGCGAGGACCGGTGGCGGCTCGGCCGGCGGGTGGACGAGGCGGACGCCGTCCAGGCGCACCTCGCGTCCGTGCAGGGTGACGGTCTCGCCGCGCAGCAGCGCCCGTACGGACGTGATCGTCTCCTCCAGCAGCGACAGCGGCGACGAGGCGGCGGCGCCCGCCTGGCGCATCCACGCCTGCACGCCGTGCCCGATGCCTGCGGCGAGCCGCCCGGGGTGCAGGCGGGTCAGATTGGCCAGCTCCATCGCCAGCAGCATCGGATTGCGCAGGGGCGCCGGGGTGATGCCGAGGCCCACGCGCAGGCGTGAGGTCGCGGCCAGTGCCGTGGCCGCCGAGGAGATCCCGCCCGTCCAGCCGAGGTCCTCCACCACCCACAGGTCGGAGACCGCCGTGCCGTCGAGTTCCCCGGCGAACGCCGGGAGCGACTCCGGTGGCAGGTCGCGGTCGAAGACGACTCCAAGCCTCACGGGCGGCCCTCCAGCTCAGGCGAGATCGGCTCTGCGGCCCTCCGAGTATCCAGGACCCGGGGACG contains the following coding sequences:
- a CDS encoding LLM class flavin-dependent oxidoreductase: MRLGVVFDRDLPPESLPAFAGELDGTAVSDLWVVEDLGWTGGISSAATALAATSRLRVGLGITPAPLRNPMLLAMELANLTRLHPGRLAAGIGHGVQAWMRQAGAAASSPLSLLEETITSVRALLRGETVTLHGREVRLDGVRLVHPPAEPPPVLAGVVSPRSLALSGRVAQGTILPEGLGPEEVRSMIERIGATGDHEVVAFVHLYVGDGAREAMRPAAEEQAAFLRVPPEEVAMATGSPEEASAHVRALWEAGVSTVAVRPVGADPLSHVHKLLSAL
- the speB gene encoding agmatinase translates to MSRYGQMFGPDITFLGVERCDLDDPAGYADADVVILGAPFDGGTSHRPGARFGPNAIRQTCYLPHDGSRPSLALRVDALKDLRVLDAGDVETYAGDIEGSLRAIEDAVAAIAASGAIPVVLGGDHTIALPDATGVARHHGFGRISMIHFDAHADTGDIEFGHLHGHGQPMRRLIESGAIRGDRFLQVGLRGYWPGPDILDWMAGQRMRSYEMTEIVARGLDECLTEAYAIALDDCDGVYLSVDVDVCDPGHAPGTGTPEPGGLSARQLLDAVRRTCYELPVVGLEIVEVAPPYDHADITAYLGNRVVLEALSAIARRRRDAAEGTRWDPKQPLLDGR
- a CDS encoding PH domain-containing protein, which translates into the protein MIDPVAETVWRRLSPRMLVVHPFQEVVRAAPALLGLLVAGSSSGGKGHLWTVGGVGLMVVLGMLRWFTTTYRITPEHVQVRRGLLTRKVLTVPRDRVRTVDVTSHVLHRVLGLARVEVGTGTSERRHEGRLKLDALTTAEAARLRVELLHRSPAASTASAEKAVVTPPAGSTPAAETELARMRPEWVRFGPFTMSGLVTVGVVAGFVSRLVSEGNVDLGRVGPVRETWRWFSALSLPLEIATVVLVLVVFVSVASTLGYVLAFGNFRLTRHAEGTLHVTRGLLTTRATTIEERRLRGVEVGEPLLLRAVRGARLAAVTTGLRAAQGAQRGGSMLLPPAPRERAVSVARLVLPRVSAGTRDARDAAASGGASPVTAGLTAHGPAALRRRFTRAYGVHALVLAALLALCWWAGLPSWTWLTTAALLPLTALLAADRYRSLGHALTSGYLITRWGSIVRRRVVLECDGVIGWNIERSFFQRRAGLATLTATTAAGKQGYQVRDVDLAEALRLATAGTPGLLDPFLVEARTMSTLSANSM
- a CDS encoding PH domain-containing protein — encoded protein: MSRTAVWYWAARAALGWLVVIAAQVFWLVVDDENALPVTTHAAVLVVTAVVAVAHVTVMPQWRYRVHRWEATSAAVFTQSGWFKQEWRIAPVSRIQTVDSERGPLEQLFRLANVTVTTASAAGPIKVGGLDRDTAQRLVADLTAAAQATAGDAT